The genomic region CGCGCGCGTATGTGACCGTCGCGATCCCGGCCACCAGGACGTTGAGCAGCAGCGCGCTGGTGGACATCTCGCGCGGGGGCACGCCGAAGAGACTCAGTATACCGAGGTACGCGGAGGCACCTCCATGGCCCACCGAGGAGTAAACCGCGGCGGCCGCGGCAACGAGCAGGAGTAGAAGCATGCCTGAATGGTTCGCAGGGCGCGCCGGGAGTCCTCCGGAGCGGGAGTCCTTCGAACAGGAAGCGCCGGTGGCCACACCGAAAGTTGCTCTTTGTGGCGAATGGGCAGCCGATCATCATCCTGGAGGACGTCCACAAGTGGTTCGGGAAACTGCACGTCCTGCGCGGCATCAACCTGGCCGTGGGCGCGGGCGAGGTGGTCGTGGTTGCCGGACCATCGGGATCCGGGAAGTCCACCCTGATTCGCTGCATCAACCGCCTCGAAGCCCACAGCCAGGGACGCATCGTGGTAGACGGGACCGAGCTGACGGATGACCTGCGCAAAGTGGACGCCGTGCGCAGTGAGGTGGGCATGGTCTTCCAGTCGTTCAACCTGTTCCCACACTTGACGGCGCTGCAGAACATCACGCTGGCGCCCATCCAGGCGAGGAGGTGGCCGCGCGGACGGGCTGAGAAGATCGCCCGCGACCTGCTGCTCCGCGTCGGCATTCCGGAGAAGGCCGATTCCCATCCCTCACAGCTCTCGGGCGGCCAGCAGCAGCGGGTGGCCATCGCGCGGGCGCTGGCGATGCAGCCCAAGATCATGCTCTTCGACGAGCCCACCTCGGCGCTCGATCCGGAGATGATCCAGGAGGTGCTGGACGTCATGCGCGACCTGGCGCGGGGCGGGATGACGATGATCGTGGTCAGCCACGAGATGGGGTTCGCGCGCGAGGTCGCCGACCGACTGGTCTTCATGGACGAAGGCACAATCGTCGAAGAAGGCGCGCCCGAGCACTTCTTCACAAACCCAAAGGAGGAGCGCACCAGGATCTTCCTGTCCAAGATCCTGCACCAGTAGGCATGCGCCGGAAACCCATGGAGATCATTGACGCCCACCTGCACCTCACCACCGCCGCGATGTACAGGCGCCAGCGCGACCGGGCATCGATAATCCGCGCGGTCGCCCGGGAACGCGCCCGGTCCCGCGGCCAGACCTTCCAGGAGCGGATTGCCCATCTCGAAGGGGTCACGCTGGCCGAGCAGGCGCAGATGTGGCTGGACGGTTTCGACAAGGCGGGAGTCTCTTCTGGGGTCTTCATCGCCATGGGCGAGGCCCACGACGATCTGGCCGAGTTCGTCAGGCTGCGGCCTGATCGGCTCTACGGCTGCGGATCGCTCATGGACCCCACGCACCCGGACGCGGCGCGGACCGTGCGGCAGTTCCCCTCGATGGGGATCCGAGCGCTCAAGCTCTACGCGCCGGCCTACCGGGTGGCGCTCAACGACCGCTTGGTCTATCCGGTATACGAAGCGGCCGCCGAGTGCAACCTGCCGATCATCATCCACTTCGGCATCACGGTCGGGATGTTCTACGACCTGACCTTCGCCAATCCGCTGGCGCTGTCGGGCCCGGGCCGGGAGTTCCCGGAGATCACCTTCATCGTGGCTCACTTCGGCGCCGGCTTCCTGCGCGAGACGCTCCTGCTCGCCTACCACACCGAGAACATCTGCGTGGACACCTCCGGCACCAACAACTGGCGCACCTTCGTACCCGGCGAGCCGTCTCTCGAGCAGGTCTTCAGGGACACACTGCGAGCTTTCGGACCGTCGCGCATCCTGCTCGGCACCGACTCGACCTACTTCAGCGGATACCGGCAGGAGATCGTGGAGGAACAGGTGGCGGTCCTGGAGCGGCTCGAACCAAGCGATGATAAGCGGGCCCTGATCTTGGCCGGAAACGCTCGACGGATATTCGGCATCACGGGTTAATGCCCGGGCGCGGCAGGCAGGCGACCTGACGTTGGGCGCCTGAAGCAGGTCGGAATCGGGAAGAATGACCATGGAGACCATGGCCACTACCGAACCGGCAGAGATCAAGCCCGCAGGCGGGCCGGCGATCTTCCATCTGGCCGACGTCCGCCTGGGAGGCGCGTTCCCGTTCCTGGGGAATGCGGGTTCCGCCCACCGCCTTCAGGTACGCGACACCTTTGTGCGGGCCGTGGATCAAGGCCTGGAGCTTGCCCCGGCCCTGGTGCTGATCACCGGAAACCTGTTTGGGACGCCCTTTCCCCCACGGGACCTGGCCGAGTTCGCGTGCGCGCAGCTCGAGCGCTTCTCTAAGCGCGGCATCCCGGTGCTCATAGCCGCCGGGCCGCTTGACGCCTGCTACGAGAAGGTCTACGCCCAAGGGGCGTTCTCCGATCTCGAGCGCGTCGTTGTATTCCCGGAGACGCCGAAGGCCGTGGAGCTGCGTGACCTCGACCTAACCGTAGTCGGCGTATCCTGTGGCGCGGCACCGGTGCAGGTTGAAGCACTTGCGGCCGTTGCTGCCCACAAGCACCGGCGCTGTCTGGTCGGAGCGTTGCACATGCAGATCCCCGAGTCCGAAGAGGGCCTCCGCGCCCTGCACCGCCAGATCGCGGCATCGGGAGCCGACTACCTGGCCCTGGGAGGATCGCCGGTCCGACGCAATCTCTCGGCCGAAGCGGTCACGGCCTGGTGCCCGGGAGCCCCAGAGATGGTGGCCGCGGAGGAGGGTGAGGGCGCGCCCCTATTCGTGCGGTTTGGGGACGGGATCACGAAGGAGCCCGCCCACCCGGCACAGCCCGGCCCCCTGGTGCAGCCCGTTCCCGTGGCGCAGCGGCGGTTCATCCGGCACGTCTTCGATCCGGCGGCGTTCAACTCGACGGAGGAACTGGCCGACGCGATCCGGGCGCTGGCCGATCCCAATCATGCCGCGGTCATCCAGATGTGCGGGGCCTCCCGCATCAACCAGTTCATTGATGTGGATGATCTGCGCAACCGCCTCTCCTGCGGCTTCCTCTCTCTGGAGATCGTGGACGATTCGTTGCCGTCTCCCGCAGACCTGGAAGCGGCGGCGTATCCGGAGCTTTCGGTGGCCGGCAGGTTCGTGGGGGTGGCGCGGGCCGAAATGTCAAGGGCGTCAGACCCGGAGGCCATCCGCCGGGCGGGCGCTGCGCTGCGCCTGGGGCTCTGGCTGCTCGAAGGACGGCGCCCTTCATGACCATTACCCGGATCCGGCTGCGCCGGTTCAAGCGCTTCGCCGACTGGCAGGCGGACCTCGGCCCCGGGCTCACGATCGTGCGCGGCCCCAACGAGACCGGCAAGACCACCCTCATGGAAGCGATCTTCGAGGGCTTGTTCGGCAGCCCGGCGCGCGGGGAAGCCGTCGCGCGGATGCGTTCTTGGGGCGAGTCGCGCCTTGGCGAGATCACTATCGGGATGCGGGTGGGCAGCAATTGCTACCTGCTGAGAAAGGACCTGGAAGCGGGCACGATCCTGCTCCAGCGAGAAGGCGGCGGTGACCGCGTCGAGGCCCCCCGCGACGTCCAGCGGCGCCTGCTGGAGTGGATCGGGCTGGCCACCGAGGGCGCCTACCGGGCAACGGCATTCGTCGCGCAGGGCGATATCGCACGCGTAGGCGATGACCGCCGCCTGCTCAGCACCCACCTATCGCGCGTCCTCAGCGGCACCGGCGCCGAGGGCGTCCAGGGCGCGCTGAGGTGGCTGGCGGAGCAGCGGACCCGGCTTGTTGCGGATCTGCCGGGCGGTGGGGGGGCGGCCGATCGTGTCGCGGAGTTGCTGGAACGGCAGACCGCGCTGCGACAGCGCGAGGAGCGCGCGCAACGCCACCGCCTGGAGCTGCGCGAGATCGTGCAGAAGCTGGAGGGAGCTGAGCGTGAGGCCGGTGAGAGGGCGGAACTCGCGCGTGTTGCGCGGTGGGTGGCCGATCTTCATCGCCGGAAGCAGGCGCTCGTCGAAGAAGAAGCTGTGACCAGGGAGCACCTCAATCGCGCGGAGGGGTTGCTGAATCGCCTGGCTGAGGTCGAGGCAGGGCTGGCGGCATTCTCGTCGCAGCAGGAGGCGCTGATTGCCGACCTGTTCCAGGCACGCCGCCAGTACCTCCTGGCGGAGTCCGGCCATAACGAATCGCGCGAGCAGGCCGTCCGCGAAGAGCGTCTCCTGGAGCACCTGGCCACGCGCCACCAAGTCGCGGCAAGGGTAGGCGCCATGGGGTGGACGCTGGCCGGCAGCGGTGGGATCATCATCGCCGGAGGCGCGCTCATCGCGGCATTCCTGCACCACTGGATCGGCTGGGTGCTGTTGGCCTCCGGCGCGCTCATCGCGGCCGCCGCCGTGGGCTACCGCGGCCGGACCACCGAGGCCGGGGCCGACTACCGGGCGCAAGAGCAGCGGGTGCTCGATCTGCGCCGACGCCTTGAGACGCTCAAGCGCGAGCTGGTCCAGGCCGGCGAAGTTGTAACGGAGCGTCTTCGCGCCGTGGGAAGCACGGAGATCGAGGAAGTGGAGCGCCGATTCTCAAGCTACATGGACCTCCTGCGCGAGCGCGAGGAGATTCGGGCATCGCTGCGGCAGATCCGCGGCA from bacterium harbors:
- a CDS encoding amino acid ABC transporter ATP-binding protein, translating into MLFVANGQPIIILEDVHKWFGKLHVLRGINLAVGAGEVVVVAGPSGSGKSTLIRCINRLEAHSQGRIVVDGTELTDDLRKVDAVRSEVGMVFQSFNLFPHLTALQNITLAPIQARRWPRGRAEKIARDLLLRVGIPEKADSHPSQLSGGQQQRVAIARALAMQPKIMLFDEPTSALDPEMIQEVLDVMRDLARGGMTMIVVSHEMGFAREVADRLVFMDEGTIVEEGAPEHFFTNPKEERTRIFLSKILHQ
- a CDS encoding amidohydrolase family protein gives rise to the protein MRRKPMEIIDAHLHLTTAAMYRRQRDRASIIRAVARERARSRGQTFQERIAHLEGVTLAEQAQMWLDGFDKAGVSSGVFIAMGEAHDDLAEFVRLRPDRLYGCGSLMDPTHPDAARTVRQFPSMGIRALKLYAPAYRVALNDRLVYPVYEAAAECNLPIIIHFGITVGMFYDLTFANPLALSGPGREFPEITFIVAHFGAGFLRETLLLAYHTENICVDTSGTNNWRTFVPGEPSLEQVFRDTLRAFGPSRILLGTDSTYFSGYRQEIVEEQVAVLERLEPSDDKRALILAGNARRIFGITG
- a CDS encoding AAA family ATPase; this encodes MTITRIRLRRFKRFADWQADLGPGLTIVRGPNETGKTTLMEAIFEGLFGSPARGEAVARMRSWGESRLGEITIGMRVGSNCYLLRKDLEAGTILLQREGGGDRVEAPRDVQRRLLEWIGLATEGAYRATAFVAQGDIARVGDDRRLLSTHLSRVLSGTGAEGVQGALRWLAEQRTRLVADLPGGGGAADRVAELLERQTALRQREERAQRHRLELREIVQKLEGAEREAGERAELARVARWVADLHRRKQALVEEEAVTREHLNRAEGLLNRLAEVEAGLAAFSSQQEALIADLFQARRQYLLAESGHNESREQAVREERLLEHLATRHQVAARVGAMGWTLAGSGGIIIAGGALIAAFLHHWIGWVLLASGALIAAAAVGYRGRTTEAGADYRAQEQRVLDLRRRLETLKRELVQAGEVVTERLRAVGSTEIEEVERRFSSYMDLLREREEIRASLRQIRGSDPKAALEGRLREIIEELSSARATIGTLPKGARLLPANGVEQLERENRKTVGVLEELRTRRARLEGVLEEMRGQGEEGPRLTEEMAGLQARAARAAQHVEVIALTARMLEEARSQSVYPARELLERRAGQYLSSATNGVYNRVAIEERTLRTQVWAPSAGDWKEAGDLSQGMSDQLYLCLRLALLDVITEDRRPPVFLDEPFAHLDGDRRRAMLALLVAAAKDRQVVLLTCSPDCDAAADRVIVLEPPQTSA